The Pygocentrus nattereri isolate fPygNat1 chromosome 2, fPygNat1.pri, whole genome shotgun sequence genome has a window encoding:
- the blvra gene encoding biliverdin reductase A produces the protein MLGSVVVGVGIAGSVRIRDLLAPLSSSAAEKLTVKGFVSRRTLPEQHGVQQISIEEALSRNDIQVAFVCTENSSHEEHIRQFLNAGKHVCVEYPMALSYSSAADLWDLAQQKGLVLHEEHIELFTPDYKQLKKDIAGKKLEEGSLHFTGGSLKPDFGFPSFSGIARLTWLVDLFGELTVKEATLVEDEERKYMKLTAHFLTKDQKPLTWVEERGVGMGRAKHIHLRFDSCTLTELPAGQREPVGLFMQDLVLFGRKLQGEVPTEELQAEQSRILHCLQLAENIQQFCQSTAA, from the exons ATGTTGGGGTCAGTGGTGGTAGGTGTGGGCATCGCCGGGTCTGTGAGGATACGAGACCTGCtcgctcctctgtcctccagcGCTGCAGAAAAGTTGACCGTGAAGGGATTTGTGTCCAG GAGGACGCTACCGGAGCAGCACGGAGTCCAACAGATCTCCATCGAGGAGGCACTGAGCAGGAATGACATTCAGGTGGCCTTCGTGTGCACAGAAAACTCCAGCCATGAAGAGCACATCAG GCAGTTTCTGAATGCGGggaagcatgtgtgtgtggagtacCCGATGGCCCTCAGCTACAGCTCTGCAGCTGATCTGTGGGATCTGGCCCAGCAGAAAG GCTTAGTTCTGCACGAGGAACATATTGAGCTCTTCACTCCTGACTACAAGCAGCTGAAGAAGGACATAGCTGGGAAAAAGCTGGAAGAGGGAAGCCTGCATTTCACAG GCGGCTCCCTGAAGCCTGACTTTGGGTTCCCCTCCTTTAGCGGCATCGCTCGTCTAACCTGGCTGGTCGACCTTTTCGGCGAACTCACTGTTAAGGAGGCAACGCTGGTGGAGGACGAGGAGAGAAAGTATATGAAGTTGACTGCCCACTTCTTAACTAAGGATCAGAA ACCTCTCACCTGGGTCGAAGAGCGGGGTGTAGGCATGGGCCGAGCCAAACACATCCACCTGCGCTTCGACTCCTGCACCCTGACAGAGCTGCCGGCCGGTCAGAGGGAGCCCGTTGGCCTCTTCATGCAGGACCTGGTGCTGTTCGGCCGCAAGCTGCAGGGCGAGGTGCCCACCGAGGAGTTGCAGGCAGAGCAGAGCCGAATCCTCCACTGCCTGCAGCTCGCAGAGAACATCCAGCAGTTCTGCCAAAGCACAGCAGCCTAA